The DNA sequence TCCAATGATATTGACCGGTTAAGGAGCGACCTGGACAAATCAGGGATTTGCTTCCTGCACGCGCCCCTTTTTCATCCTTCTATGAAGAATGTAGGCCCCATCAGGAAGGAACTGGGAATAAAGACATTTTTCAATATGCTGGGCCCCCTGGCCAATCCTTCCTTTCCAAAACACCAATTCCTTGGAGTGCTGAACCTGGAACTGGCACGCCTGTACAACTACATTAATCAGCATCACGATATAAACTACGCCATTATTCATGCCCTGGACGGGTATGATGAAATATCGCTGACTGGCCCTTTTAAAATGTACTCCAATTCCGGTGAAGCGGTTTATCAACCGTCCGACCTGGGATTGAGCGCCGTAAAGGCATCAGCCATTTACGGGGGGGATTCCATTGATGCGGCCGCGGCCATGTTCCGCCGGATCCTTGAAGGAGAAGGGACGGAAGAACAGGAAAATGTGGTCATCGCCAACGCGGCCATGGCCATCCGTTTAATTGAAAAAGAAAAAAGCA is a window from the Anseongella ginsenosidimutans genome containing:
- the trpD gene encoding anthranilate phosphoribosyltransferase, whose amino-acid sequence is MKEILRHLFEHRNLNREEARRVLVEISSGKHNHSQIAAFMTVYCMRSITVEELGGFRDAMLELCLRADLSEYEGIDIVGTGGDGKNTFNISTLTSFVVAGAGYHVTKHGNYGVSSVSGSSNVLEKLGYTFSNDIDRLRSDLDKSGICFLHAPLFHPSMKNVGPIRKELGIKTFFNMLGPLANPSFPKHQFLGVLNLELARLYNYINQHHDINYAIIHALDGYDEISLTGPFKMYSNSGEAVYQPSDLGLSAVKASAIYGGDSIDAAAAMFRRILEGEGTEEQENVVIANAAMAIRLIEKEKSIADCVAAAAESLRSGKAREVLKKLVS